TCCTAGGCCCTGAGGGATTCTAAAATCAAgactggctggccttgagcttactgtgcagcagaggatagccttgggTACTGACCCGCCTGCTTCGACTACCAAACAACAGAATTACAGGAGTGCACTGTCATGTCCATTGgaccctttcttttcttcacatcCCTTTCCAAcacagtgtctctctttctctcatcatgTTCAGCTTACTCCTTTACTCCATATGTGTGCACTCTCTATATATGTGCACGTgtgctctctgtgtgtatgtgtgctctatgtacatgtgtcttctctctatgtacatgtgtgatcTCTCTCTAAGTACATGTGTGATCTCTATATGTGCATGTGCtcgctctatctatctatctatctatctatacacatgCTTAACATATATATGATTTGGGTTTGTTCtttaaatgttcttaatttttgtgtgtgtgtgtgtgtgtgtggtggggagggtACAAGTGTGCACATGGCAGCCAGAGGCTGGTGACTGGAGTTTTCCGTGGTTACTCTCAACCTTAttctttgacacagggtctcactgaaccaGGAGGTCATCAGTTCATAGGCTGGCCAGTGATTGCCAGGGATCTACCGGTCGCTTCCCCTTCACACCCAGCTTTTGTACATGTGTGCTAGGAACCCAAACCAgaatcatcttcttcttcttttctcctttttctccttctccttcttcttcctcttccccttccccttcccctcctcttcctcctccttcctcctcctcttcttcctcctcttcctcttcttttcctcttcctcctcctcctccttcttctcttcttcttcttcctcttcctccccctcctccccttcctcttcttcctccttcttctccttcttttttttcttcttcttttttcttttaaggtagAAATAGCTTTTATTTTAGACAAATAAGTCATATGTTTGGATATTTCTTTGCCAGGACTCTGCAACACTCATATCTTGTCTGTCCTTCCAGTGAAGGAAGATAAGCTTTTACATCTGTCTTACTCAAACACTAGGATAACCATACAAACTTAGGTTCGGCAGTTGCCATATCAACCGAACCATTTCTGCAGCCTCTGTACCTgcttttgagacggggtctcactgAGCAGCCAGAGCTGATCTCTAAAACCTGGGTCCTCCTGCCCTGGCCTGCTGAGTGTTGAGATAACAGTCTACGCCATGGCGCGCCCTTGTGCTGCATACGTAACTTAATGTATTGTTGCTGTTGTGTCATGCTGTAGATGGAACCCAAGGCCAGGGATATaccagcaagcactttgccagcAAGACACTTCTGCCACGAATATTTTCCCTTTCCCTGCCCTGGGGGTTGAATCCAGAGTCTGGCCTaggctgggcaagtgctctatccCTAACTCTATTTGTTTTCATAAGCCAAAGCCTTGCTATGGATCCcagactgtccttgaattcaTGTGAGTTCTACCGTCCCAAATTCCCAacttctgggattataggagGAATACCCAGCTTTAGAACGTTAAATGCTTCACTTCATGGTGACTGCCATCTGAACTCATATATGAATTAGCAATGGCTTCTTAATTCAGGACCTAGACTTCCCCCAAAATAAACTACGTCTATGAACTACTCTAGTGGGAGACGTTcgatttacttaatttttaatgttgAATGTTAAATAATTCTGTGTCCTGAAAGGGGAAATACAAACTCCAAAGGTGCCCTTTCACTGGAACATCCCCATGGTTAAATGGGAGTCTGATTCAACATAATTTGAAGACATGGAGCCATGTAAGCACCTCCCCTCAGATATAGTACAGGAACCAAACGTGTGCCACCTCCCTAAACTCTCTGCATGTTTACTgtctgttgtttgagacaagttctcatctTACAGCCCTGTTTGGCCTGAAACACGAtatttatagaccaggctggccttggactcagggatctgcctgcctctgccacctgagtgttGTGGTCAAAGGTGCACATCACCACCATCtggcctgtctgtgtgtgtatttaaaggcTTGGCttcactctgttgcccaggctgatctcaaactcatggGCTCAGTTGAACTACCAGTTCAGCCTCCCAGGAGTTGGGGCTGTGGGCAGATGCCACCAACTGCCTACTCAAGCTATCAAGTTACAATATGGAAAGAGAACGCCACTCTTCTTTGCCTGGTGCCAGCAGAATTCTGAGCTGACCTCTCTAGAATGGCTATGCTCCTGGAATAACTGCTGGTTTAATGTTAAGTGATGATGTCTGTAGGTCTGGGAAGAGAAACCCCGACCACTGCTGAGTTGTCTGCACCATGTTGTGAATGTGAACTAACCTCACACCAAACGCCCCCTATGCTTATTCCTCTGTACTGCAGGAGAAAGTCAAATCAGGAAGACAGAAGATGTGACTAATGACCCAGTGACCAGAGTACCCGAAACCTTTACTCACTGTGACTGGATGGAAGCAAGAGATTTTCTGAAGGTCGACTGAATTTCTAACTGCAGCATCTTGGGAATATCTGGGTACCCACCCAGCTGGGCCCAGAGTACACTCATTGGTGCCTTCTCTATTATTGGGTAGCTTGACGTAGACTGGTCAGCGTTCCACACGGCCTCCACCGGAGCTTGTCTGTAGAGGCAGATCGAGCATCAGCATGAagacctcacaccagtcaaaacaCACAAGCCTCACCCTGTTCTGCACTGGCCTCCAGTGTCCCAGGGAGCCCTAGCTGTAGCCACCCAGGCAGAGATACAGGGAAGGTAGAATTTGCTGATGTAGTTACCAAAACACCTCTATGGCCTAGTCATCCATTTTCACGATACCTTCTTAGCCTCGTGAAGTACACAGACCAAGTACTCTTTCCTTCCAAagcttttgttttctaaaaaaggagagacagagatagaggaggaggaggagcagaaacaagaggaagagatagatagatagatagatagatagatagatagatagggttgagagatggggagagaggacagagggagagaggaagagagaggagaggaaaaggagaaagaaggaacgaagaaaagagaaatattctttaaatgaTCTGCTTCTTAGTAAGGAACATCTTTAACATCTCTGCCACGtgttatttggtgtgtgtgtgtgtgtgtgtgtgtgtgtgtgtgtgtgtgagtgtgtgaaccTGTGCCTGGGCATGCGTGTTGAGCGCAGAGGACACCTAATGGTAGTCAATCTGATTCTCTTCTCCCGTTGTAAGTCTCCAGAGTCAAGCTCAGGCACCTGTGCCTTCACCCCTTGACCGTCTATCCCTCTGACCCAGCAACATTAAGCAACAACAGATTTATTATATTAAGAGAAAGAggggtgctgggcagtggtggcacacgcctttaatcccagcacttgagagtcagaggcaggcagatttctgagttcgaggccagcctggtctacagagtgagttccaggacagccaaggctaacagagaaaccctgtctcgaaaaaccaaaagagagagagagagaaggagagagagagagaaggagagagggagggagggagggagggagggagggagagagggggggggctggggaggagatgtggatgtcagaggatgGCTGTGTGGAGTTGGTTGTCTCCTCTGTGTGGGTTCTAGAGCTTGAATTCAGATCCTTGGGAGTGCCCAGTGAACACActtatctgctaagccatcttgtttcatttttaaaaaaggaactcaaaattaaatgttaaacatttaggcagaaatataagtaaataaacctTGCTAGGCCAAGCAAGGTTCATGATGAATAACTTTAaaatcccagtgcttaggaagcagaggcaagaggatctctgggagttccgggccagccaggactacacagtgagaccctgagaccctgtctcaaaacaaacaaaaccccaaacagaacaaaacacctTGCTAGGTTAACTGAGGAAACAAGGTCCTTCATAGTCTCCCTGCACCATGTCCCAACTGCAGGGGAAGGAGAACCCTTGGGAAGAACTGAAATAtgtttaattaaaacaataaggTATTAGGTAGCACTTACAGCTGAGAAAACTTTAACAGCATTCCATACATACCGGAGTGTTTTGAAAAGGTCGGATCTTTTGCTGTCATCAATTAATAACTCCAAGACTGGCCGCTGAAGTTTGGTAAACTCAGGTATCTTCTTAAAGCTGGGGATCGAGGGCATGGGCTGGCTGAGATTTACTTTAAATGCCCTCGCAAGCTACAAAACGAAACCAGCAGCAACAAAACAAGTTTAGAGATACAGGGAAAGAGAAGGTGCCATATTATCCCTCAGTCTGAAGAGcaaaaggaaggcaggaagagaaaagCCAGACATCATAGGAAGTTCTGCTTTGGATCTAGACAATAGCAGACCTATGCACCCCCACCCTCTTATTCCTTCTGGAGGTTGGGGGGATCTGAGACAGGACAGCCTGAAACTGGCTAGGTACAcagctcagcctggccttgaatttgctgtcCTTCTGCTTCCCCTCATGAACAGAGCCTTCTCCCTCCCCTATCCCTTCTTTATGCCTTGATACTCCCCCCTCCATTCAGCTCTCCTGATGCTGCacccctttaacacagttcctcatgctgtgctgaccaccaaccataaaaccatgttcattgctacttcataactgtaatcttgccaCTCTTatcaattgtaatgtaaatatctgtttcccaatggccttaggtgacccctgtgaagagGTCATTGAACCCCAGTAAGGAGTCTcaacccacaggctgaggacCACTGCTTTAGAACCTGAGTTGCCTCTGAAATGTCTGGGACACTGCTCTTCCTGTTAGATAGATAGCTTGGGACGCTTCTTCCTGTTAGATGGCTTATGTTCCCGACACCCCGTCTTGCTTACTTCATCTATAAAGAGcacatttattaaattaaaattcggagggttttatttgttttacaaacagctgccggacagtggtggcgcatgcctttaatcccagcactcgggaggcagaggcaggcagatttctgagttggaggccagcctggtctacagagtgagttctaggacagccagggctacacagagaaaccctgtctcgaaaaacaaaaacaaacaaacaaacaaaacccagctatgatatttaaaatacaattgtTATGAagaattctaaatattttactgTAATCTGGTAATAATCAGAAGTCTGTTCtattcaaataaacaaattagaaagtcttggaaattaatctttttttttttttaaacatgtcttACGAAACCCTGGTcaacctg
The window above is part of the Arvicanthis niloticus isolate mArvNil1 chromosome 13, mArvNil1.pat.X, whole genome shotgun sequence genome. Proteins encoded here:
- the Fam186a gene encoding protein FAM186A isoform X2, with the protein product MPSIPSFKKIPEFTKLQRPVLELLIDDSKRSDLFKTLRQAPVEAVWNADQSTSSYPIIEKAPMSVLWAQLGGYPDIPKMLQLEIQSTFRKSLASIQSQSKKIRKWPQN